Proteins encoded by one window of Roseibium sp. Sym1:
- a CDS encoding mechanosensitive ion channel family protein encodes MSNTGPCRTGGLLSAILVIVTVLGLLTMPAEAQGIPGLFSQKSGTESAQAGDAIGQSGAAPQESADAAMDGDAGAGAGVLQTIDEFADEAVEARDVLKSIVTEIPTIHDAMLATLRSHGGERGLGWINAALVDILIAVAFGLVANFLLARWGRRQFGAWSRADVYTRADKIIYLYARALLMFVGVGLFFAVSAAVYLLIGTGIDAANDTALVVVGVIAVFLTLRVIWLNVLAPDAESHRLVALSTNEARGLYRVLLVGSGISLTAVAFCLWMEQLGLSPGLQKVALIGASGLSMIILSGIAIGYRNVIARLIRGKDGAEAPRWRRLLAGCWHFIAIAYFVIAWGISAVRILLDLPDATGLVGAPLQVLLGGAIAYGVLILIIDKLLLPRLDTADAEAKIIEDIQRAEESEGAQDMEGTLAQAHAEASEREALRSPFRALLDRGAAILVVFTALDFLASMWGVPLAGSGSLIGSFVEVLLVVFLSYMAYEAVKILIDRQIAKEAPADKDEEAEVGGTGESRIATLLPIFRNFLLITIVVIAAMVVLSELGVNIAPLFAGAGVVGLAVGFGAQTLIRDIFSGAFYLIDDAFRKGEYIDIGSAKGVVEKISIRSMQLRHHRGALTTIPFGEIQQVENFSRDWAVMKLAFRVTYDTDVDKMRKIIKNFGKELLEDEYYGPMFLAPLKSQGILSMEDSAMIARVKFTTKPGKQFELRKVVYAGLRDLFEKNGIKFAHRQVTVRVAGTNEEDEAEPSPAAKAAAGAAAAGMIDEAEAGEGDGANDQI; translated from the coding sequence TTGAGCAACACTGGCCCCTGCCGGACAGGCGGCCTGCTCTCGGCAATCCTTGTGATCGTCACGGTCCTTGGCCTGCTCACCATGCCTGCCGAGGCGCAGGGGATTCCAGGTCTCTTTTCCCAGAAATCCGGGACGGAATCTGCGCAGGCCGGTGACGCAATCGGCCAGTCCGGTGCTGCTCCTCAGGAGAGCGCTGACGCCGCCATGGACGGGGATGCCGGCGCAGGCGCAGGCGTCCTGCAGACCATCGATGAATTCGCCGATGAGGCGGTTGAAGCGCGTGACGTTCTCAAATCCATCGTGACGGAAATCCCGACCATCCACGACGCAATGCTGGCAACCTTGCGCTCGCATGGGGGCGAGCGCGGACTTGGCTGGATCAACGCGGCCCTGGTCGATATCCTCATCGCGGTCGCCTTCGGTCTGGTTGCCAATTTCCTCCTCGCCCGATGGGGGCGCCGGCAGTTTGGCGCCTGGTCCCGCGCCGATGTCTATACAAGGGCGGACAAGATCATCTACCTCTATGCGCGGGCGCTGCTGATGTTCGTCGGCGTCGGGCTGTTCTTTGCCGTTTCCGCCGCCGTCTACCTGCTGATCGGAACCGGGATCGATGCCGCCAATGATACCGCCCTCGTCGTGGTCGGGGTGATTGCGGTCTTCCTGACCTTGCGTGTCATCTGGCTCAACGTGCTGGCGCCGGACGCCGAGAGCCACCGGCTTGTGGCCTTGTCCACGAATGAGGCGCGCGGGCTCTACAGGGTGCTTCTGGTCGGTTCGGGTATTTCCCTTACCGCGGTCGCGTTCTGCCTCTGGATGGAACAGCTCGGCCTGTCTCCCGGTTTGCAAAAGGTTGCCCTGATCGGAGCGTCCGGCCTGTCGATGATCATCCTGAGCGGGATCGCGATTGGCTACCGGAACGTGATCGCCCGCCTCATCCGGGGCAAGGACGGAGCGGAAGCACCCAGGTGGCGCAGGCTTCTGGCGGGCTGCTGGCATTTCATCGCGATTGCCTATTTCGTGATTGCCTGGGGGATCTCGGCGGTCCGGATCCTGCTGGATCTGCCCGATGCCACCGGTCTGGTCGGTGCGCCGTTGCAGGTGCTCCTGGGGGGCGCCATTGCCTATGGTGTCCTGATCCTCATCATCGACAAGCTGCTTCTGCCGCGACTGGACACGGCGGACGCCGAGGCAAAGATCATCGAGGACATTCAGCGGGCCGAGGAGAGTGAGGGCGCGCAGGACATGGAAGGGACCCTGGCCCAGGCGCATGCGGAAGCGTCCGAACGGGAGGCGCTCCGATCGCCTTTTCGTGCCCTTCTCGATCGCGGTGCCGCCATACTGGTGGTCTTTACCGCCCTGGATTTCCTGGCGAGCATGTGGGGTGTGCCGCTTGCGGGCAGCGGCTCGCTGATCGGATCCTTCGTCGAGGTTCTGCTCGTGGTCTTCCTGAGCTACATGGCCTATGAGGCCGTGAAGATCCTGATTGACCGGCAGATTGCCAAGGAAGCGCCCGCCGACAAGGACGAGGAAGCCGAGGTGGGCGGTACCGGCGAAAGCCGGATCGCGACGCTGCTGCCGATCTTCCGGAATTTCCTGCTGATCACCATTGTCGTGATCGCTGCGATGGTGGTTCTCTCCGAGCTCGGCGTGAACATCGCCCCGCTCTTCGCCGGTGCCGGTGTTGTCGGCCTTGCGGTCGGCTTTGGTGCGCAGACCCTGATCCGGGACATCTTCTCCGGCGCCTTCTACCTGATCGACGATGCCTTCCGCAAAGGCGAGTATATCGACATCGGCAGCGCCAAGGGGGTGGTCGAAAAGATCTCGATCCGGTCCATGCAGTTGCGCCATCACCGGGGCGCGCTGACGACAATTCCCTTCGGCGAGATCCAGCAGGTGGAGAATTTCTCGCGCGATTGGGCCGTGATGAAGCTTGCCTTCCGCGTCACCTATGACACCGACGTCGACAAGATGCGCAAGATCATCAAGAATTTCGGCAAGGAGCTGCTGGAGGACGAGTATTACGGGCCGATGTTCCTGGCCCCCCTGAAATCCCAGGGCATCCTGTCGATGGAAGACAGCGCCATGATCGCGCGGGTGAAGTTCACCACCAAGCCGGGTAAGCAGTTTGAGTTGCGCAAGGTGGTCTATGCGGGCCTGCGCGACCTTTTCGAAAAGAACGGCATCAAGTTTGCCCATCGCCAGGTGACCGTGCGGGTGGCCGGGACGAACGAGGAGGACGAAGCAGAGCCGTCGCCCGCCGCGAAGGCCGCCGCGGGTGCCGCTGCCGCAGGCATGATCGACGAGGCAGAAGCCGGCGAGGGCGACGGCGCCAACGACCAGATCTAG
- a CDS encoding carbohydrate ABC transporter permease: MKMSQARLALLPMFAVVAVVYVGSIVWTVGISFTPSRMLPIYEFAGFDQYVALFRSSRWTTSLVNMFIFGGGYIGGCLVLGYLMAIFIDQKVRAENTLRTIYLYPHAMSFIVTGLVWNWMLSPTDGIQEFVRGLGWESFTFDWIVRPKLAIYTIVIAGVWHGAGFVMALLLAGLRGVDEEIWKAGRIDAIPRWRMYLHVVTPILAPVFATSAVLLSTHAIKSYDIVVAMTHGGPGISTEVPAKYVMDYLFERGSIGQAAAAATVMLMMVAAIAAPALYARSFAKSRQR; encoded by the coding sequence ATGAAGATGTCTCAGGCGCGGCTCGCGCTCCTGCCCATGTTTGCGGTCGTTGCGGTGGTCTATGTCGGCTCGATCGTCTGGACCGTCGGGATCTCCTTCACCCCGTCGCGCATGCTGCCGATCTACGAGTTCGCCGGGTTCGATCAGTATGTGGCGCTGTTTCGTTCATCCCGTTGGACGACCTCGCTCGTCAACATGTTCATCTTCGGTGGGGGATATATCGGTGGCTGCCTGGTTCTGGGATACCTGATGGCCATCTTTATCGACCAGAAGGTTCGGGCGGAGAACACGCTGCGGACGATCTATCTCTACCCGCATGCCATGTCCTTCATCGTCACCGGTCTCGTGTGGAACTGGATGCTCAGCCCGACCGACGGTATCCAGGAGTTTGTCCGGGGCCTTGGCTGGGAGAGCTTTACATTCGACTGGATCGTGCGGCCGAAACTGGCGATCTATACAATCGTCATTGCCGGTGTATGGCACGGCGCTGGTTTTGTCATGGCTCTTCTGCTTGCCGGACTCCGGGGCGTGGATGAGGAAATCTGGAAAGCCGGCCGCATCGATGCCATCCCGCGCTGGCGCATGTACTTGCACGTCGTGACGCCCATCCTCGCGCCTGTCTTCGCCACGTCGGCGGTGCTGCTTTCGACCCACGCCATCAAGTCCTACGACATCGTCGTGGCGATGACCCACGGAGGTCCGGGAATTTCGACCGAAGTCCCGGCGAAATACGTCATGGATTACCTCTTTGAACGCGGAAGCATCGGTCAGGCAGCGGCTGCCGCGACCGTCATGCTGATGATGGTCGCGGCCATCGCCGCACCGGCACTTTACGCACGCAGCTTCGCCAAGTCGCGACAGCGGTAG
- a CDS encoding ABC transporter substrate-binding protein: MRLALSVIAVCAGIATPVLAQENAEVIHWWTSEGESKAARTLAQSFGAAGGNWVDNAIAGASAARQAAVTRIIAGDPPAASQFNTGKEYLDLVTQGLLVDIGDVAAGWEKTMPAALLAASQYEGGVYAMPMNIHGRNWIWYNTALLEEIGATPPTGWGDDMFAALDKLQAAGKVPLALSGTPSYTLSLFESILLDFGGPDLWYALYRDKSDAAFEDPDLRKALETFARLRDYVDEGSSGRAWNATIAMIINGKAGISSQGDWAKAEFTAAGMTAGVDYGCVLANGVVNIGGDVFVFPAQNDEARTKAQNLLIRTLADPATLRDFNAAKGSIPPRSDVDMTGTDACAETGSAALRSQDTAVPRLSMLVDGTVKGSLTDLIVEFWSDPSMQIDDVVARYKEIVQNG; this comes from the coding sequence ATGCGTCTAGCATTGTCTGTCATCGCGGTTTGCGCTGGGATTGCCACTCCGGTACTTGCCCAGGAGAATGCCGAGGTCATCCACTGGTGGACCTCGGAAGGCGAGTCCAAGGCCGCCCGGACACTCGCGCAGTCGTTTGGCGCGGCCGGCGGCAATTGGGTCGACAACGCAATCGCCGGAGCCTCTGCGGCGCGGCAAGCCGCTGTCACCCGCATCATCGCGGGCGATCCGCCAGCTGCCAGCCAGTTCAATACCGGCAAGGAGTATCTGGATCTGGTAACCCAGGGCTTGCTGGTCGACATCGGCGATGTCGCCGCCGGGTGGGAGAAAACCATGCCGGCCGCGCTTCTGGCTGCGTCGCAATATGAAGGTGGCGTCTACGCGATGCCGATGAACATTCATGGCCGCAACTGGATCTGGTACAACACAGCCCTGCTGGAAGAGATTGGCGCAACGCCGCCCACCGGCTGGGGCGACGACATGTTCGCGGCGCTCGACAAATTGCAGGCGGCCGGCAAGGTCCCCCTGGCCCTCTCGGGGACGCCGTCCTACACCCTGTCTCTGTTTGAATCGATCCTGCTCGATTTCGGCGGGCCGGACCTTTGGTACGCTCTCTACCGGGACAAGTCCGACGCCGCCTTCGAAGATCCCGACTTGCGCAAGGCCCTCGAGACATTTGCACGGCTACGTGACTATGTAGACGAGGGCTCCTCCGGTCGCGCGTGGAATGCGACCATCGCAATGATCATCAACGGCAAGGCCGGCATTTCCTCGCAAGGGGACTGGGCGAAGGCCGAGTTCACCGCCGCCGGCATGACGGCCGGGGTCGACTACGGCTGCGTGCTCGCCAACGGCGTGGTGAATATTGGCGGAGACGTGTTCGTCTTCCCGGCACAGAACGACGAGGCGCGCACCAAAGCGCAGAACCTTCTGATCCGGACGCTGGCAGACCCCGCGACACTCAGGGATTTCAACGCGGCCAAGGGCTCCATCCCGCCGCGAAGCGATGTCGACATGACCGGCACGGATGCGTGCGCCGAAACCGGCAGCGCGGCGTTGCGGTCCCAGGATACAGCCGTTCCGCGGTTGTCCATGCTCGTTGACGGGACCGTCAAGGGATCCCTTACGGATCTGATTGTCGAATTCTGGTCGGATCCCTCGATGCAGATCGATGACGTGGTCGCCCGGTACAAGGAAATTGTTCAGAACGGTTGA
- a CDS encoding class-II fumarase/aspartase family protein: MPVGMYDSFITRGWFDAEVAATWSDVSTLQAWLDVEVALAAAEAELGLVPHDCAAIIKEKARTKFFDIEDLVRRIAQSEHPFVPVLAQFEALCGEPAAGFIHLGATTQNIFDTAVSLQMRASVDRILALLADTLADLRQLASLHAGTMQAGRTHGQHALPTTFGFKLAGWIDEISRHRLRLESRFDEAFVASLGGAIGTGAALGRHPEEVERRMAAYLNLRPAGLAVRSSYDRVADYLSTLCLLGGTLEKIAGDVVFMQRTEISEVSEAFHLGKVGSSTMPQKRNPSTALKLVSLCRMLRGRLPLIAESMVRMDEGDSSATNVADVTVPEIAVFAGSACATLRDLVAGLVVHPEAMARNLDITGGLIVSEAVMMGLSPEIGRHAAHHLLYEVAQESQTTCRPFEEVLRGHPEMRRLAPERLDALLDPANYTGRSSETAQKAARVVR, encoded by the coding sequence ATGCCGGTTGGAATGTACGACTCCTTTATCACCCGCGGCTGGTTTGATGCTGAAGTTGCAGCCACCTGGAGCGATGTCTCGACGCTTCAGGCCTGGTTGGACGTCGAAGTGGCGCTTGCCGCGGCGGAGGCCGAGCTAGGCCTCGTTCCGCACGACTGTGCGGCCATCATCAAGGAAAAGGCCCGGACCAAGTTCTTTGATATCGAGGATCTCGTCCGGCGTATCGCACAGTCGGAGCACCCTTTCGTTCCGGTGCTGGCCCAGTTCGAGGCGCTGTGTGGCGAACCAGCCGCTGGCTTCATCCATTTGGGTGCGACGACCCAGAATATCTTCGATACCGCGGTCTCGCTGCAGATGCGCGCATCGGTCGACCGCATTCTCGCGCTGCTGGCTGACACGCTGGCAGATCTTCGCCAGCTCGCTTCTCTCCATGCCGGAACAATGCAGGCGGGCCGCACCCATGGACAGCACGCACTGCCCACGACCTTCGGATTCAAGTTGGCCGGCTGGATCGATGAAATCAGCCGCCACCGACTTCGTCTGGAAAGCCGCTTCGACGAGGCCTTCGTCGCCAGTCTGGGGGGAGCAATCGGCACGGGTGCAGCACTCGGTCGGCACCCGGAAGAAGTCGAACGCCGTATGGCCGCCTATCTGAATCTCCGTCCTGCCGGATTGGCGGTGCGTTCAAGTTATGACCGTGTCGCGGACTACCTTTCAACGCTTTGTCTTCTAGGCGGTACGCTGGAGAAGATCGCCGGCGACGTTGTGTTCATGCAGCGCACCGAAATCAGCGAGGTCTCGGAAGCGTTTCATCTGGGAAAGGTGGGCAGTTCCACCATGCCGCAAAAGCGCAATCCTTCCACCGCGCTCAAACTGGTGAGTCTGTGCCGGATGCTGCGTGGCCGCCTGCCGTTGATCGCCGAATCGATGGTGCGCATGGATGAAGGCGACAGTTCGGCCACCAATGTGGCCGACGTGACCGTGCCGGAGATTGCGGTATTTGCCGGCTCGGCCTGCGCAACATTGCGCGACCTCGTTGCCGGACTCGTGGTTCATCCTGAAGCCATGGCTCGCAACCTGGACATAACCGGAGGCCTTATTGTTTCGGAGGCCGTGATGATGGGCCTGTCTCCGGAGATTGGCCGCCACGCCGCCCATCACTTACTTTACGAAGTTGCCCAGGAGTCCCAGACGACATGTAGGCCGTTTGAGGAAGTCCTGCGTGGTCACCCGGAGATGCGACGCCTGGCGCCGGAACGTCTCGATGCGCTGCTCGATCCCGCCAACTACACCGGCCGTTCGTCAGAGACCGCGCAAAAAGCGGCAAGAGTAGTGCGGTGA
- a CDS encoding Bcr/CflA family efflux MFS transporter has translation MSKLSSGPHLSTLILLSALCVLPINIFLPSLTNMAAEFGVDYGVIGLSLAAYAAVSALLQVLLGPLSDRFGRRPVILWGLTVFLVATLGCILARDIWSFLAFRMLQAVIAPTYAVALAVIRDTTGKDQSASRIGYIAMAWAVAPMLGPGLGGLLDEFFGWRASFWFLTVSGSLVFALCWVDLRETNHDPSETIFAQFRSYPDLISSRRFWAYALCMAFTIGTFFAFLAGAPLAAKAAFDLSPAQLGIYMGSITGGFMMGSFLAGRFTVRFHLSTMLIAGRVLACGALLLGLFLYLAGIEHVFALFGPCVLVGLSNGLSLPSANAGVLSVRPRLAGSAAGLAGAFGVMGGAVMSWLAGAVLTLENVRYGLLLVMLGAAVIALIAALCARHFEQTALEPAQA, from the coding sequence ATGTCCAAGCTTTCCTCCGGACCGCATCTTTCCACGCTGATCCTGCTGTCGGCGCTCTGTGTCCTGCCCATCAATATCTTTCTGCCGTCGCTGACGAACATGGCTGCCGAGTTCGGGGTGGACTACGGCGTCATCGGTCTTTCCCTCGCCGCCTATGCGGCCGTTTCGGCGCTGCTTCAGGTTCTGCTGGGACCGCTTTCGGACCGGTTCGGCCGCCGGCCGGTGATCCTGTGGGGACTGACCGTTTTCCTGGTCGCCACGCTCGGCTGCATTCTTGCCCGCGACATCTGGAGCTTCCTGGCCTTCAGGATGCTCCAGGCGGTGATCGCGCCGACCTATGCCGTTGCGCTTGCCGTCATTCGCGACACGACCGGCAAGGACCAGTCGGCGAGTCGGATCGGCTATATCGCGATGGCCTGGGCCGTCGCTCCCATGCTGGGGCCGGGTCTTGGCGGGCTGCTGGACGAATTCTTCGGCTGGCGGGCAAGTTTCTGGTTCCTGACCGTCTCCGGCAGCCTCGTCTTCGCGCTTTGCTGGGTGGATCTCCGGGAAACCAACCACGATCCGTCCGAAACGATCTTTGCGCAGTTCCGCAGCTATCCCGACCTGATTTCATCCAGAAGGTTCTGGGCCTACGCGCTCTGCATGGCGTTCACGATCGGCACGTTTTTCGCCTTTCTGGCGGGAGCTCCGCTCGCCGCGAAGGCCGCGTTCGACCTGTCGCCGGCCCAGCTCGGGATCTACATGGGGTCGATCACGGGCGGGTTCATGATGGGGAGTTTTCTCGCCGGCCGTTTCACCGTCCGGTTCCACCTGTCGACCATGCTGATCGCCGGACGGGTTCTGGCCTGCGGCGCACTGCTGCTTGGCCTGTTTCTCTACCTTGCAGGGATCGAACATGTCTTTGCCCTGTTCGGCCCCTGCGTGCTGGTCGGTCTCTCCAACGGCCTGTCGCTGCCGAGTGCCAATGCGGGTGTGCTGTCGGTTCGGCCCCGGCTGGCCGGTAGCGCCGCCGGGCTCGCCGGTGCCTTCGGGGTCATGGGCGGGGCCGTGATGTCCTGGCTGGCCGGGGCCGTCCTGACCCTCGAGAATGTCCGTTACGGACTTCTTCTGGTCATGCTGGGGGCGGCCGTCATCGCATTGATTGCCGCGCTTTGCGCGCGCCATTTCGAGCAGACCGCCCTGGAACCTGCGCAAGCCTGA
- a CDS encoding carbohydrate ABC transporter permease, with translation MNNQRSRRPAKPWLSPARLGVYSFLFVSALFFALPLAVMLITSLKTMEEIRTGSIFSLPETLNLAAWAKAWSSACTGITCDGIQVGFWNSVRILIPATILSVLLGALNGYALALWKVRWSGLAFLLLMTGTFIPYQVYVFPLVQLFAATKTFGSLFAIVTVHVIFGMPVMTLIFRNYFISVPEEIFKAARIDGAGFWWIFGIIMLPMATPVLIVAVIWQVTGIWNDFLLGLIFAGRDNLPMTVQLNNIVNSQFGEREYNVDMAATVLTALVPLALYFISGRWFVRGIAAGSVKG, from the coding sequence ATGAACAATCAGAGATCCCGCCGCCCCGCGAAACCCTGGCTCAGTCCCGCGAGACTTGGCGTCTACAGCTTCCTGTTCGTGTCCGCCCTGTTCTTTGCGCTGCCACTCGCCGTCATGCTGATAACCTCGCTGAAAACCATGGAGGAAATCAGGACCGGATCGATTTTCAGCCTGCCGGAGACGCTGAACCTTGCAGCCTGGGCAAAGGCCTGGAGCAGCGCCTGCACCGGCATCACCTGCGACGGCATTCAGGTGGGTTTCTGGAACTCGGTCCGAATTCTCATTCCGGCGACCATCCTTTCCGTATTGCTCGGCGCGCTCAATGGCTACGCACTGGCGCTTTGGAAAGTGCGCTGGTCGGGTCTTGCCTTTCTGCTGCTGATGACCGGGACATTCATTCCCTATCAGGTCTATGTCTTCCCTCTGGTTCAGCTCTTCGCGGCGACAAAGACTTTCGGCAGCCTCTTTGCCATTGTCACCGTGCATGTGATTTTCGGCATGCCCGTGATGACGCTGATTTTCCGCAACTACTTCATCTCGGTGCCGGAAGAGATCTTCAAGGCCGCGCGGATCGACGGGGCCGGGTTCTGGTGGATCTTCGGCATAATCATGTTGCCGATGGCTACACCCGTGCTGATCGTCGCGGTGATCTGGCAGGTCACGGGCATCTGGAACGACTTTCTTCTCGGGCTGATCTTCGCCGGCCGGGACAACCTGCCCATGACGGTTCAGCTCAACAACATCGTCAACTCTCAGTTCGGCGAGCGCGAATACAACGTGGACATGGCCGCTACCGTGCTGACGGCGCTTGTTCCGCTCGCTCTCTACTTCATCTCAGGCCGCTGGTTCGTTCGGGGGATCGCTGCCGGCTCGGTCAAAGGATAA
- a CDS encoding GntR family transcriptional regulator, whose translation MQATQRLESYLESLATNARPGDRVPTVRQLMSEFGVSQAVVLRATERLKAQGKISAQVGRGTFFVGEEHARGLAAETHETKGRADQKSVLILRRSTRLQRGRRVLELLQAHLQENNCRVVEVAYTDSRDALDILRNLPHFDACIIQSTFETITIDMLAAVRRKSAAIVVDGAVLAGTEVDAVGFEWGSAVELALGHLRSHGHSRIGLVLSTHFVLAAELGRIWFECRMDGAPDTHTVIQVPAWPQEDFAAKAAEEIANTRNSSGELPFSALIVWGVESGNVFLDQLREKGIDVPGTLSVVLLGRTDLESEHGGFFSVAGSTTSAQAEALEQTIRRRWDRPDSEYRVRYLPLSLLEGPSVADR comes from the coding sequence ATGCAGGCTACTCAACGTCTTGAATCCTATCTGGAATCCCTTGCGACAAATGCCCGTCCGGGCGACCGTGTCCCCACCGTTCGGCAATTGATGTCCGAATTCGGCGTCTCCCAGGCCGTCGTTCTGCGTGCGACGGAGCGGCTCAAGGCGCAGGGAAAAATATCCGCACAGGTCGGACGCGGGACGTTTTTCGTGGGCGAGGAACATGCGCGGGGACTTGCGGCCGAGACGCACGAAACAAAGGGAAGGGCCGACCAGAAATCGGTCCTTATTCTGCGCCGGTCAACGCGCCTGCAGCGCGGTCGGCGCGTTCTGGAACTCCTGCAGGCACACCTTCAGGAAAACAATTGCCGGGTCGTCGAAGTGGCCTATACGGACAGCCGCGATGCCCTGGACATCCTGCGCAACCTGCCTCATTTCGACGCCTGTATCATTCAGTCGACCTTCGAGACGATCACGATCGACATGTTGGCTGCGGTGCGGCGCAAGTCGGCAGCAATCGTCGTGGACGGAGCCGTTCTTGCAGGCACGGAGGTGGATGCGGTGGGTTTTGAATGGGGGAGCGCCGTCGAGCTGGCACTCGGACATCTGCGTTCCCACGGCCACAGCCGGATCGGCCTCGTGTTGAGCACGCACTTCGTGCTTGCCGCGGAACTCGGCAGGATCTGGTTCGAATGCCGGATGGACGGCGCACCGGATACGCACACCGTGATACAAGTGCCGGCGTGGCCACAGGAGGACTTCGCCGCAAAGGCGGCCGAAGAGATTGCGAATACGCGCAATTCGTCGGGCGAACTGCCCTTCTCCGCGCTCATCGTCTGGGGTGTTGAGAGCGGAAACGTGTTTCTCGACCAACTGAGGGAAAAGGGCATCGACGTCCCTGGAACGCTGTCGGTCGTCCTCCTCGGGCGTACGGATCTCGAGAGCGAGCACGGAGGATTTTTCTCGGTTGCAGGCTCGACGACCTCCGCACAGGCCGAAGCCCTTGAGCAGACGATCCGGAGGCGGTGGGATCGGCCCGACAGTGAATACCGCGTGCGATACCTGCCCCTGAGCCTTCTTGAAGGGCCATCTGTCGCGGATCGGTGA
- a CDS encoding ABC transporter ATP-binding protein, with product MSAISIDNLIVSFGAVTVLRDLNLDIKSGEFLVLLGSSGCGKSTLLNAIAGLLEPYDGAIRIGERDVTWIEPNLRGIAMVFQSYALYPKMTVRDNLGFALRVARVPKAERAAKVEKVAEFLQLSPLLDRRPAQLSGGQRQRVAIGRALVREAEVFLFDEPLSNLDAKLRAELRVEIKRLHRTTGKTMIYVTHDQIEALTLADRIAIMKDGIIQQLGTPEEIYDRPLNRYVAGFIGSPSMNFLRGTFTLSPDLALLTDAGEVSLDGYDFVSGPRAVAEAELGIRPEQFQLTDADSPTAILRGTVDLTEMLGAESILWCDIAGQQIAVLAQGKPPVAAGEPVGLTFDVARTSLFDAATGNRI from the coding sequence ATGTCTGCCATCTCCATTGACAACCTCATCGTGAGTTTCGGTGCAGTCACTGTGCTGCGCGACCTGAATCTCGATATCAAATCCGGAGAATTCCTGGTCCTGCTCGGTTCTTCGGGCTGCGGAAAGTCCACGCTCCTGAACGCGATCGCCGGCCTTCTCGAGCCGTATGACGGCGCAATCAGGATCGGCGAGCGTGACGTGACCTGGATCGAACCGAACCTGCGCGGCATCGCCATGGTGTTTCAGTCCTATGCGCTCTATCCGAAGATGACGGTTCGCGACAATCTCGGGTTTGCGCTTCGCGTGGCCCGCGTCCCCAAGGCGGAGCGAGCCGCAAAGGTCGAGAAGGTGGCGGAGTTCCTCCAGCTCTCCCCCCTGCTCGACAGACGCCCGGCCCAGCTATCGGGCGGGCAGCGCCAGCGCGTAGCGATTGGCCGGGCGTTGGTTCGGGAGGCCGAAGTCTTTCTGTTCGACGAGCCGCTCTCCAACCTCGATGCCAAGTTGCGTGCGGAACTGCGCGTCGAGATCAAGCGTCTGCATCGCACGACCGGTAAAACGATGATCTATGTCACGCACGACCAGATCGAGGCACTGACGCTCGCCGACCGCATCGCGATCATGAAGGATGGAATTATTCAGCAACTCGGCACACCCGAGGAGATATACGACCGGCCCCTGAACCGGTATGTCGCCGGTTTTATCGGTTCGCCCAGCATGAATTTTCTGCGGGGGACATTCACTCTCTCGCCGGACCTGGCGCTTCTGACGGATGCCGGGGAGGTCAGTCTTGACGGGTACGACTTCGTTTCCGGACCGCGCGCGGTTGCCGAAGCGGAACTGGGCATACGCCCTGAGCAGTTCCAGCTGACCGATGCAGACAGTCCCACTGCAATCCTGAGGGGCACAGTTGACCTGACCGAAATGCTCGGGGCGGAATCGATCCTTTGGTGCGACATCGCCGGGCAGCAGATCGCGGTTCTGGCCCAGGGGAAACCTCCCGTCGCCGCCGGAGAGCCTGTCGGACTGACATTCGATGTTGCCCGCACGTCGCTGTTTGATGCGGCAACCGGAAACAGGATTTGA